From Arachis hypogaea cultivar Tifrunner chromosome 3, arahy.Tifrunner.gnm2.J5K5, whole genome shotgun sequence:
CAAGTGTTCATAGGTCAATATTTCTTTTTTGCGTCCTTATTATGTCCAAATTGACCTGAGGGAAGTAATTGTAAATTTTGGGTTTCCAATCCGCAGCTCCTGAAAGCTGCTAAAAATCCAGAGTTTATAGCATTGATCAAATACCTCTGCATTCTAGATTTCTAGTTTatagattgaaaataaaaaagggaaaGAGAATTTCTGGTGTGTTGGAGCTCAAAATTGCTTACAGCTGAACAGATTACAACAAGAACACCATATATGATCAATTTACATGCAAGATAGACAAAATGATTACAACCTCAAAATCAAAAGCAGAAACTCCAATTTCGTACAGCACCAAGTACACCTCAGATTCTACATATTAGAATTAGAACaccaatgaagaagaagatgcactCTCGTACTTACTCGTATCACCCGGCATCAGACTTGAATCCGCAGAGAAGGAAGGTTGTAGAGTGTTGAGTTTGATATCATAGATTCTAGAGTCAGAAATGCCATCCCATGAGTGAGAAGGCAAAGTGTAAGAGAAACCGACATGGTTCCGGCACCGGCGGCAGAGTAGCTTGGTTCTCCTTGGCTTGAAGAAGGGTATCCATGACCATCGAAGTTGGTGGATCTGAGTGAACCTGCTCTCATCCACAGAGAAGAAGGAGATGACACCCTTCTTGATGGACTTGCCGTACTTGGAAGAATCAATGAGGGATGTGTTACGGTTGCTGGAGCTCAAGTTCAACTCATATCCACAGGAACCGCAACTGCATCAAACAAACAGTAACAGTTAAGCCAAAACACATGACATTATTGTATGTTTTTAAGGTTGTACTTGAAAAAGCTCAAAGTGAGAGGCGTGAATCATGATAGATATACCTGTAAGTGACATCTCTGATAAAGGGGGACAACTGAAGTTGTTGGTGACATTGGAATGAAGAGTTAGGGAAGTTCCAGTTCCACTTATGGATCGGAGAGTTTATAAATAGAACAACGCAATTACGCAAAGCAAGGTGTCAAGGGGAAGggaagctagtctttccataaggCTCTATTGTCAGCTATGTAACGGTAACAATGTAGAGCCATCAAAATAGAGTAAGGAATCATTTAAATGTAACATTACATATTCACGTGCCCCACCATCTTTATTTGTTGGTCGCTTTCGGCATCATATTCAATTCAAACTTGTATAATGTgtcttattagttattatatgTCTCTGTTATTTGGCAGCAACGTTTTAATTTCTTCCGAAAATTATTTCGCACATCTTATAAAATGAACAAAAATCCTCAACTTTGTCCCAACCAGTCAAGTACCCCGCATCGATtttgatgtgtgtgtgtgttttttttggcatgaagatattttttttgtgacaatGAAATTTACAGCCATTGTTTCTAATTTGATGCTCTCGCTTTTTTTCGGGTGACTTGATGCTTACAAATATATCAAATTACTTACTATAAATCCCCCTGTTTTTACCTGTGGCCAACAGTATTTAGCATAATaacataaattatttatttatagggTAAATAACGCTATTAAACCAAACCGGAAAGAACGTAACGCAATTCACCCAAAGCAGAAATCCTCACGTAAATCACTCAGATAGCATTTCTATACAAATCGAAATAGCATTGCCAGATTTATGATCCTATATAAATCGAAAGAGTTGTGGTCAAATTATTCATTATCCTAGTAAATCTAAAAGGGGTGATTCGATTCATATGGACGTACACAGTTT
This genomic window contains:
- the LOC112791062 gene encoding uncharacterized protein At4g08330, chloroplastic — encoded protein: LALRNCVVLFINSPIHKWNWNFPNSSFQCHQQLQLSPFIRDVTYSCGSCGYELNLSSSNRNTSLIDSSKYGKSIKKGVISFFSVDESRFTQIHQLRWSWIPFFKPRRTKLLCRRCRNHVGFSYTLPSHSWDGISDSRIYDIKLNTLQPSFSADSSLMPGDTSKYESASSSSLVF